The proteins below come from a single Candidatus Aenigmatarchaeota archaeon genomic window:
- a CDS encoding flavodoxin family protein, producing EVKKFIDESVKYYRKIEGKLVAAFTSTGMIGGGGETVCLDILKAFLIHGCLCLGFTRLGHYGPVSIGKPDSRVEKEIAEMVNKYAEVLERV from the coding sequence CTGAGGTAAAGAAGTTTATTGATGAAAGTGTTAAATACTACAGAAAAATAGAGGGAAAACTTGTAGCAGCCTTCACATCAACTGGAATGATTGGTGGAGGTGGTGAGACAGTCTGCCTTGATATTCTGAAGGCATTTTTGATTCACGGATGCCTCTGCCTCGGTTTTACAAGGCTTGGTCACTATGGACCAGTCTCAATCGGCAAACCAGACAGCAGAGTTGAAAAAGAGATAGCAGAAATGGTCAATAAGTATGCTGAGGTGTTGGAGAGGGTTTAG